The sequence TATCTCCAAAGTGCAATCAAATTGAGTAAAACTAATAATACAGGCAAAAATTGCCACATAATCTCCTTCCTGTGAAAATTTGCAGATGAAGCTGGTAAACTTTCCTTCTCTTTAGGCGGATGTGTCGCTTTCTTCTCTACACGAGAGGTTTTGGCTCCTTGGACTCCCTACCATAATAACACAAATATCCTCACTAGATTAATACCAAAAGTTTCTGAATAGCCTACGCTGCTACTGGTTCTCTCACTTGACTGGTAACATTAGCATTTaccttgagaaaaaaaaaaaacgaatcctATTGTCAAAACTGCCATATTCAATTAACCTTGGTTCACAAAATAGAatcactacaaaaaaaaattcatacatGGGCTGATTTGAAAAGCTCGTCAAGCACTTCAGACAGTGTTGGGTGCGCATGGACAGCATATTTAATGTCCTGCAACATTTTAAAAATGCAAATGAGGATTATAATGAAAGAAGGAAATATGCTTAATAGGAAATCCTAACAAAACCTTACTGTTCTAACGAACTTGGTCTTAATGAAAATTTTATTTCTTCAAAAGCTCACCTGAATTCGGGTTCCCATCGCAATTGCATTGGATGCTTCATGGATGAGGTCTGCTGCATGCATACCAAAAATATGAACTCCAAGAATCTCACCGTTGTCTGGTCTGTATATCAACTGCGTGAAAGGGAAAAGGTGGGGAGTTAGGAATATCTATCAGACTACAAGATACACGAGTCACCCAATATTTGTTACAATTAATGACCAGCTAACGAGTAGCAAAGCAGGATTACCTTAGCAAGTCCTTCGCCTTCATTCTCTGCTAGGGCCTTTGTGTTGGCCTTGAAACTTGTTTTTGCAATACTTATTTCAAATCCCTCCTTTTGAGCTTTCTCCCTTGCTTGAGGCTGCAAAATTTGGAACTTTACAGTTACATCTGGATAAATATAAATTGAATGGACCAGACAGTAGAACTGGACAAATAGAAATTGAATGGATATACAGCTGGAAGATCTGATTCTTAAATCTGGACATGAGGATTAAGTTAAACGATATAACGAGAGAAATCGAAGTTGTGGAGGTTTGAAAGACTCATTGAAGTTGCAAAACAGCAGATTCAACTGTAAGCTTAATGTATGTTCCAAGGTTCTAATTCTAAGCACATTGGACTATTTGAAATCTAGCATATGGAGAGATGCATATATATTCAATGGAACTGGAGGACTAGATTTTACCTCTGTGTAGCCAACAAAACTGATCTCAGGATGGGTGAAGCAAGCAGCAGGAATGCTTAAATGGTTTAGCACATGATCCCTACCAGTGACTTGTTCAACAACTAcgcaaaggaaaaataaaaggtGATCAATAGTTTCTTGAATAAATCTTACGACGATTAACAGTTCACAGAAGTGCGAGCTGGCAGGCTTAGTACCTGAAATCCCTTGTGCACTTGCCGCATGTGCAAGCATCAATGTTCCATTCGCATCACCAATGCAGTATAAATTAGGAACCTAATGACCAAAACCCCACTTCGTAAGGGACTAAGAgcgccaaaaaaaaaaacgaaactttAAACTCAGCAATGAAATAAGTGACGTACCAACTTGCCATCCATATCAATTACTTGCATTCGCTCATCAACAGGAACAAAACCCCTTTGTGTTTCTACATTAATCTGCAGACAAATAACGTGTATTTATCTTAAGAGGATTGTGCGCGGATATATTAGTACCTAAACTACTGTAATTTACTAAAAGTAAACTTACATTCTCCAGACCAAGCCCTTTTGTAAATGGAGCCCTTCCAGTAGCTATGAGTGCAGCATCTACCTGCAGCAATATCATAGTTAGTGTTCTATTGCGAAGATAGAGTGTATGTAAGCACATTAAATTATCCAAACTTTTCTCAAGCTTATCTATGGTAGTTTCAACTTCATCGAATTACTATACCTTGCCAAGATCTCTGTATAAAACGTATATGCTATTTAAAACCAACAATCAAGCTAGGATACGTTAGTTGCGCATTTGTCTTTTACTGTGGGTCtacagagaatttttttttttacctccAAGGTCTCTTTATGTTCCTTTGTTTTAGCATCAATAAGCTCAATCTGTACAGGTTTTCCATCCTTTGCTGGAGTAATCTACGACAAGCAGCAAAAGTATAGAAACAAGTAGATCAGTTTTAGTTGCTCGAGTTATATGGTAAAAATTCAACCCGCACCTTGAGAATACCTTGCTTGCAAATACACCAACGTGGTAATCAATTTTCCGTGGGTTTATGAGTACTCGTTGAGCCAGCTTTCCAATTTCAGGGTCAAAACCAGGCATTAGCTGATCTAATGCTTCAATGAAAGTAACCTGTGCAACAACTTCATGTTAATTCAGGAGTTAAATAATGAATGATTGTTCCATTGTTGCTCTGATGTGACGGGTTTAACTAAAAATGACAATTTTACCAACCTCGCTTCCAAGCGCAGTGTACACATCACTAAATTCAAGCCCAATGTAACCACTGCCTACAATAGCTATCCAATCGGGCACTGTCTCCAGCTTGAGTGCATGATCACTGGTAATGACAGTCTTCCCTGCACAGCGTTATAAAATCTTCTTAAAATCCAAAAAAAGAGCTTAAGAACCTTCTAATACAGTAATTCTTAAAGGATAATAAGTATATTATTCTAGCAAACTCTAAGTTAGAAGTTCCCAAGTCTGGATAACATTCTGAAAAGCATCTCTGGTCTCAATCAGTACTACAATCTCAAGCATAATACTGTAAATATCAAAACAATCAATAGACAATAATAGTATGGTAGGAGTAAAACACTTACcgtcaacctcaacacctttagGTACAAACGGAACAGAACCTGTAGCGATAATTATATTTTTGGCGGTTATAACAGTGTCTCCATATTTCACTTTTTGTGGACCCTGAAACAAATCCTTATATAAGTCACACTAACACTTCCTGAGGTTCTTACAATAATTTTATTTCTAAAATATAGCAAAAACATGTATTTAATGAAGATCCACCATAAGGATGATTACTTACTACAACGGAGCCATAGCCTGTCAATATGTCCACACCAAGAGCCTTCATTGAGTTAGTCAAATTATTACGTATTTTTGAAGCAAGATTGTTTGCATGATCGGCAACTGCTTGCCTATCATAACTAGCAGCTGAAACCTATCATCAGAAGTTACATAAATAAACATCATAAAAATCAAATAAGTTTTCTGCATTCAGAGCACAATATTCTACAGCTTCACCTTCACACTTGCAACAAAACAATTATCCATTACCCGTAGACCAAAAGCTTTCATGTGTTGCTCATTCTGAAGCTCACGCATCCGACCACTCACAGCAAGTAGAGCTTTAGAAGGAACGCAACCTCTGTTAACACAAGTTCCTCCCACGACATCTCCCTCAATAATGGCAGTTTTCAATCCCTATAACAAGCATTACATTCACCTTCATACTTATTTAAAAAAAGACAAACTCCCGAAAGTGACAAACATGCTCAAATTCCTCCAGTAGCGAAACAATAAATCCAGACATCCAGTTCGAACTCAATATACAAACTAAACATCAAATGTACCAAACCGGACAAGGCGAACCAAAATTCATCTAACTTAATCCTAACAGAGTAAATCATATTCATCACAATTTTTAATAGAAGTCTGGATTTAGGATAGCATTTTGCTTAATTTCATGGTAGGATCCAGTATCTCAAATTTTGTTTTAGATAGCTTCAATGAAAATGAATAGTGATCTTAATAGAAATATTAGAAGTTCTTACATGGGAGTATAATAACATTTTACTGCCATTTATTCGATGACTGCATCTAAATTCGGGAGACAATTTGGGGGGCAGATGGTTTCATGGACGTATATAAAAAGTATATAACACCGACATTTTTTCCAGTTTTCAGATAAAGCTTTGTTTTTTCTGGATGCAGATGTTGAATGAACATGTAAATTTTTTTATGCTTTAAACCTCTCATGGGATTGATTTAGTTAAAATCAATTGAAGATCTAACTGAAAAAAAAATCTCACTTAAGAAAATTCGGCATTACCTTTTCAACGGCATGTAACGCAGCACCATGaccaccaacaccagcaccaATAATCACAAGATCATAATCAAAACCTTTACCATTTGCACTTCCATTACTCGAAGAAGAAGCCGAAATCTTTGTAGAATACTGTTGTCTAACAGAACGAATATTAGTAGAAGAACAAGATTGTTTTAAAGAAGAGAAACCTAAAACTTCTCTTCTTAATCCACAGAACCGAAGATTAATTGAATTTGAACTAGTAGAAGAATTAATGGAAGTACGATTAGATCTAGCAGTAATTGACGATGGCGATGAGattgaaagagaaattgaagccATAGATTTGATTAATTTGGAACAAATGTGAAGGATTTGACCgagtttctagggttttgaagGGAGGAGGAGGAAACGAGGGAATGAGCTTTGAGAGGTCCGTCTCTTTAAAGAGCGTGGAGAAGGCGGAGATACCAAACCAGAGAGCAGTGTAGTGTTTGTTTGTTGGCAGATAAACTACTTCTTGTTTTCTGTCTGATTTTAGCCGAGTCAGCACTCTCTGCTCGTTGGGTTTAATAGTTCATATCCAATCAACTTCAACTCCAAGGTGTGGCTTTCGACTAGATAATTTACGCGTGTGAAGGGAAGCTTTTCTTCCCAAGCAGCCACAACGCTCCTACCAAATGGGACTCACAGAACCACAAAATCGGATTCGCAATTTTTCCAGATTACAAACACGCATAGTAAATCCTATAACCACACCCTTAATGAAATCTATATAAGAACTCAAGTAATCATCATAAAATTCATAAGAACATTCATTGGATCTTTTAATTTGGatacaaaataacaagaaaattctaacttggagaacaaacaatctttctctctcctaaattcatTGTCTAAACTCTCCGAAAGATTTCTCCCACTACAAGGTCGCTCGATCCCTTATATaggggtttacatagtggatgatagctaataaagcccttattttcggatctcgCGAGCGTTAACGTTGACTCTTTTTGCACGTGCTCTATAACATCGCATAGTTTTTCACAATTTTCTCGTGACTAAACTGACGTCATCTGCTGCGTCATTCTGGATACACTGCATGTGATTGTCTTCGCTCAGTCCTGACGCTCGTTATTTCGCATATCTAATAGGTGTGTGGtattttactcctacattttATCTCTTCTCATATCGTTCTTTTGACAAAGGGAGCGATATGATAAATTCCTATTTACTTTGCCGCACCCGTTCACCTTTTCGTATTATTTTCTGCCGACATATTTCCTTATTTTAAGCATGTCAACTTACGTGTGTCTTTTCATCCACTCGTTATCTGACATGTCTCTTGTAACCGCTTCTTCATATCCGTTCATTTTCAATCATCGCATTAATGGAGTTAATATCTTGGGAATTGGGAGTAAATCTTTTATTTACTCTCggtcttcttctttcttatttctttttACCCTTTTTTGCCCCTCTCCGCAACTATTTTTCTCCTGCAGCTATTTTTCTGATTTCGTTGTTATTTTTCTGGTTTCGTTGTTATTTTTCTGGTTCAACTTTAAAATTAATCACAATCTTACCCTTTTCTCCTTATCTCTTCATCTTCGTGCTTTACTTCTCGTATTCTGATCGTCACCCTGATTTTGATCTATTTGATCATCTTTGGATATCATGTTTTCATCATCCCTCATTCACATACTAAAAATGCCTCCTGCTAGTTGGAAAAACAACAGATAATTCGATAGGATTCAAGAGGAGCTCAAAAATAAGGGTTTTGCACTATCCGTTCCTCCCAATTCGAAATCCACTTCTACTCTTAACCCTAGATGGTTCTCGCTTGATCACTGGAATGACCAAAAGATCATCATTTCAGTTGGGCAATTCCTCGCTGGCCTTCCCATTCCTCTTTACAATCCTCATATACCTTTATTCTATAGGATCCTTTCTGATGTGATATTCTCGCGTGCAATCTATCAACTGAGCGGTGATTGCATCAGAATTATGGTAGAGTACGCTCGTCGTGCGGCTGGATTAGAATCCCTCTACCCCAAAAGGCTAGGAAAGCGGAGTATGCAGATTTAGAGATCAATCCTGAAGAGTATACAGTAGAGAATTTCTTCGCTCGCTATGCTATTGTTATCGTAAAGAATGAGTCATCTCGTTGGGGCGTTCGTTTGCAAAGGAAGGACGACATTGCAAAAGAGAATAAAATCATGCGAGATATTGATTTTCATGACAAAACCAACAATTCCACACGACATTCAAAGGATGATCGCTGGAATGTCTTCCCCATCATCCTATAAGGACCTTATATTTTTGGTGTTGATGCTAACGGATCAATTAATCCTCTCCCTGAGGGTTTTCCCGTTTACAATCCTTGGGAATTCAAGTGGATAGAGAGAGAGACTATGGTATGTTATTCATAACTTCGCttgtttactttttcttattCACCTTATTTTTTTTGCTCTGTTAATCTTTAATGAATTTCAGATTTCCAAGTTGAAGAAGGATCTAAGGACCTATGGGAGACAGAGCACGTTGGAAGCGCTACGTTCGATCACTGACGATGTAAGAAATACCTTCTCTCatcttttaacaatattgtttcctctgtttccTACCTTCATCTGTGTGCAAAGGTTGACGCTGGAGAGGTTGGTGATTCTGGCGAGGCTGTAGGTGTTAAAGATAAAGGTGTAGTTCGCACCAAGAAGACTGCTTCTAAAACCTCTTCCAAGAATCCTTCAAAGAAGCGGAAAACACCTTCtccctcttcttcaagttctcacTCTAGTGATGATGATGACAATCTTCTCGTTGAAGATCCCTTAATCAAATATTCAATTGATCAACTATCTGGTATCTTCTCAAACTCTATGTCAGTAGCCGGAGATGATTCCTTAATTCGCACATGTAACACCCTTGCGAAAATATTGGATTCTCCCACTTTGGATGACGATTCTCTTCGCGGAGCTGCCTCAGCTCTAAGTCCAAGCTTTCAATACTCACTTGGCTTTATGGTAATTTTTATGCCTTCACACCCTCTTTGATAATGTTTTTATATTGTATATCATTATATTCATCTTTTATCTTTGCAGGTGGCCCGTTCGTGTATGTAGTTTCTTCAGATTATCGGAGAAAACTTCGCAAGCTTGAGGCTGAAAATATTAAACTCAAGGCCCAGATTTCCACTCATGAGGATGATGCGTTTGATCTTCGCAAGAATAACATTCAATTAGAAATTGACGTTTCTTCTTATAAGAACCATATATCCGATCTTCAGAAGAGAAACAATCAGTTAGTTGGTGCGTAATTTCCTATTATTTTTGTCAATCTGTTTATCCATATCTTTCGCTCCCCTTGTAATTATCTATTCTTGCAGAGATTTACAGCCTTACTGATGAGGCATCTTCTTTATTTCGCTCCCTTCATCATCTTGTTAATGATGATGTTCTCCTTGAGCATCTTAATGTTTCCCTAAAATCCTTTGCtgatgaaaaaataaaatctctTTCCTCTAAAGAGCTTAAGGAGAAGTTCCAACTTCTTAAGGCTGATCATAGGAGTGCTTTATCTACAAGTAATGGTTTTAAACGCCGCTTCTTGGAATCCaaagaaaggatcaaggatttaGAATCAAGAATTAACACCTATTTTAATGAGAAGGATCAAGTTGCTCTTAAAGGTGCTAAAGTTTTGAAGGGATTTCAAGAAACCATCCTTCAAGTTCAAATAGAGCGAGATCATGCTATAAGCGAAAAAAAGACACTTATTGAACGAGGAAATTTAATCCGCTCCCGACTTCTTATAGAGAGTGATACTGAGTTTGAATAGGCGGCTAGGATCTTAGATAATGCCATGAATGGTTTAGTTGTACATGTTAGCCTCGAATCGGATCATACTGCCTTGGTTAAGGATATTATAAAGAAGGTTGTTTATTATACTTCTTTACTTGTCATTTCCTGAAGAATATTCTTAAGCGATGttaaatttttaatcttctttcgcagaggtgatagacacatttttgtgtctaatttgtcctcaatgtccgtattgttggaactctatttttgtactaatattgtgtttttatgtatttttaggaaataaacatttttggaaaattcggctcgaaaatttgattttggcacccggaggacaagtgttattcgggctctcgcttttggataaggggtaacctaattactaaggggcactcccaggtcacccccaaggaagcttctattcgcacccctactctggatagggggatactagtttcttccccatttgaaatgaTTTTGGCGAGAAATTTCTAAATAGTtatggcagaatttcgatcgtcaaaatgaaggggttatgggtcgattcaatggctgaaatttggtatagagatgtgatataggttaaggaacatagtatgggtgacatgatcgatcaaatttggctggaattttcggtatgattcacacacccaaaacagagcacgtgtactgtaacacgagcaaaattgaagttcttgtgtgcatggaggagttctgctggtgttggaagagtgttgaggcgtgaataagtcgaattggagcgtgctggaccagagaaaacgcgtgaaaagctaaaacaggaaagaaaatatccgaaaatattttcttcactgccgaggatttgtggagttatggaggagattcgatgcatgcttcgggtttaaatagagtccttggaggtcagagaaaggtggtcgagagtctggggggctgaggagagccagagaagaagaaattcgagttttcccaaactcgatttctgctgctgctgatgaacatgaagaacacgaagaacggacctgcaacaacagtcgtttttctacagtgataacgactcacacatgtgggtcgtacatcaggcagtcttattttccacagcgtttgcgacacagcaacaacagtcttattttgtcactgagggtcgtaggtctctggttttattttatttctcatattctcatcatttgtaaaccattt is a genomic window of Papaver somniferum cultivar HN1 unplaced genomic scaffold, ASM357369v1 unplaced-scaffold_137, whole genome shotgun sequence containing:
- the LOC113334818 gene encoding dihydrolipoyl dehydrogenase 2, chloroplastic-like isoform X1 is translated as MASISLSISSPSSITARSNRTSINSSTSSNSINLRFCGLRREVLGFSSLKQSCSSTNIRSVRQQYSTKISASSSSNGSANGKGFDYDLVIIGAGVGGHGAALHAVEKGLKTAIIEGDVVGGTCVNRGCVPSKALLAVSGRMRELQNEQHMKAFGLRVMDNCFVASVKVSAASYDRQAVADHANNLASKIRNNLTNSMKALGVDILTGYGSVVGPQKVKYGDTVITAKNIIIATGSVPFVPKGVEVDGKTVITSDHALKLETVPDWIAIVGSGYIGLEFSDVYTALGSEVTFIEALDQLMPGFDPEIGKLAQRVLINPRKIDYHVGVFASKITPAKDGKPVQIELIDAKTKEHKETLEVDAALIATGRAPFTKGLGLENINVETQRGFVPVDERMQVIDMDGKLVPNLYCIGDANGTLMLAHAASAQGISVVEQVTGRDHVLNHLSIPAACFTHPEISFVGYTEPQAREKAQKEGFEISIAKTSFKANTKALAENEGEGLAKLIYRPDNGEILGVHIFGMHAADLIHEASNAIAMGTRIQDIKYAVHAHPTLSEVLDELFKSAHGVQGAKTSRVEKKATHPPKEKESLPASSANFHRKEIMWQFLPVLLVLLNLIALWRYLISSVLNLFKLSQ
- the LOC113334818 gene encoding dihydrolipoyl dehydrogenase 2, chloroplastic-like isoform X2; protein product: MASISLSISSPSSITARSNRTSINSSTSSNSINLRFCGLRREVLGFSSLKQSCSSTNIRSVRQQYSTKISASSSSNGSANGKGFDYDLVIIGAGVGGHGAALHAVEKGLKTAIIEGDVVGGTCVNRGCVPSKALLAVSGRMRELQNEQHMKAFGLRVSAASYDRQAVADHANNLASKIRNNLTNSMKALGVDILTGYGSVVGPQKVKYGDTVITAKNIIIATGSVPFVPKGVEVDGKTVITSDHALKLETVPDWIAIVGSGYIGLEFSDVYTALGSEVTFIEALDQLMPGFDPEIGKLAQRVLINPRKIDYHVGVFASKITPAKDGKPVQIELIDAKTKEHKETLEVDAALIATGRAPFTKGLGLENINVETQRGFVPVDERMQVIDMDGKLVPNLYCIGDANGTLMLAHAASAQGISVVEQVTGRDHVLNHLSIPAACFTHPEISFVGYTEPQAREKAQKEGFEISIAKTSFKANTKALAENEGEGLAKLIYRPDNGEILGVHIFGMHAADLIHEASNAIAMGTRIQDIKYAVHAHPTLSEVLDELFKSAHGVQGAKTSRVEKKATHPPKEKESLPASSANFHRKEIMWQFLPVLLVLLNLIALWRYLISSVLNLFKLSQ
- the LOC113334818 gene encoding dihydrolipoyl dehydrogenase 2, chloroplastic-like isoform X4, which translates into the protein MASISLSISSPSSITARSNRTSINSSTSSNSINLRFCGLRREVLGFSSLKQSCSSTNIRSVRQQYSTKISASSSSNGSANGKGFDYDLVIIGAGVGGHGAALHAVEKGLKTAIIEGDVVGGTCVNRGCVPSKALLAVSGRMRELQNEQHMKAFGLRVSAASYDRQAVADHANNLASKIRNNLTNSMKALGVDILTGYGSVVGPQKVKYGDTVITAKNIIIATGSVPFVPKGVEVDGKTVITSDHALKLETVPDWIAIVGSGYIGLEFSDVYTALGSEVTFIEALDQLMPGFDPEIGKLAQRVLINPRKIDYHVGVFASKITPAKDGKPVQIELIDAKTKEHKETLEVDAALIATGRAPFTKGLGLENINVETQRGFVPVDERMQVIDMDGKLVPNLYCIGDANGTLMLAHAASAQGISVVEQVTGRDHVLNHLSIPAACFTHPEISFVGYTEPQAREKAQKEGFEISIAKTSFKANTKALAENEGEGLAKLIYRPDNGEILGVHIFGMHAADLIHEASNAIAMGTRIQDIKYAVHAHPTLSEVLDELFKSAHVNANVTSQVREPVAA
- the LOC113334818 gene encoding dihydrolipoyl dehydrogenase 2, chloroplastic-like isoform X3, coding for MASISLSISSPSSITARSNRTSINSSTSSNSINLRFCGLRREVLGFSSLKQSCSSTNIRSVRQQYSTKISASSSSNGSANGKGFDYDLVIIGAGVGGHGAALHAVEKGLKTAIIEGDVVGGTCVNRGCVPSKALLAVSGRMRELQNEQHMKAFGLRVMDNCFVASVKVSAASYDRQAVADHANNLASKIRNNLTNSMKALGVDILTGYGSVVGPQKVKYGDTVITAKNIIIATGSVPFVPKGVEVDGKTVITSDHALKLETVPDWIAIVGSGYIGLEFSDVYTALGSEVTFIEALDQLMPGFDPEIGKLAQRVLINPRKIDYHVGVFASKITPAKDGKPVQIELIDAKTKEHKETLEVDAALIATGRAPFTKGLGLENINVETQRGFVPVDERMQVIDMDGKLVPNLYCIGDANGTLMLAHAASAQGISVVEQVTGRDHVLNHLSIPAACFTHPEISFVGYTEPQAREKAQKEGFEISIAKTSFKANTKALAENEGEGLAKLIYRPDNGEILGVHIFGMHAADLIHEASNAIAMGTRIQDIKYAVHAHPTLSEVLDELFKSAHVNANVTSQVREPVAA